A genome region from Falco biarmicus isolate bFalBia1 chromosome 11, bFalBia1.pri, whole genome shotgun sequence includes the following:
- the CRIP2 gene encoding cysteine-rich protein 2, giving the protein MASKCPKCDKTVYFAEKVSSLGKDWHKFCLKCERCNKTLTPGGHAEHDGKPFCHKPCYATLFGPKGVNIGGAGSYIYEKPQIEGQTAPGPIEHPVKVEERKVNAAPPKGPSKASSVTTFTGEPNMCPRCGKRVYFAEKVTSLGKDWHRPCLRCERCSKTLTPGGHAEHDGQPYCHKPCYGILFGPKGVNTGAVGSYIYDKDPEAKNQP; this is encoded by the exons atGGCATCCAAGTGCCCCAAGTGCGACAAGACCGTGTACTTCG CCGAGAAGGTGTCCTCCCTGGGCAAGGACTGGCACAAGTTCTGCCTGAAGTGTGAGCGCTGCAACAAGACTCTGACCCCGGGTGGGCACGCCGAG cacGACGGGAAGCCCTTCTGCCACAAGCCCTGCTATGCCACACTGTTCGGTCCCAAAG GGGTGAACATCGGTGGTGCCGGGTCCTACATCTATGAGAAGCCGCAGATCGAGGGGCAGACTGCTCCGGGGCCCATCGAGCACCCGGTGAAGGTAGAGGAGAGGAAGGTGAATGCCGCGCCACCCAAGGGACCCAGCAAAG ctTCCAGCGTCACCACCTTCACCGGGGAGCCCAACATGTGCCCACGCTGTGGCAAGAGAGTCTACTTCG CCGAGAAGGTGACTTCGCTGGGGAAGGACTGGCACCGTCCCTGCCTACGCTGTGAGCGCTGCAGCAAGACACTGACCCCGGGGGGCCACGCTGAG CATGATGGACAGCCATACTGCCACAAGCCCTGCTATGGGATCCTTTTCGGGCCAAAAG GCGTCAACACCGGAGCTGTGGGAAGCTACATCTATGACAAAGACCCCGAGGCGAAGAACCAGCCCTAG